A stretch of Dyella sp. BiH032 DNA encodes these proteins:
- a CDS encoding VOC family protein, producing the protein MHAADDTQALPVIHEVFPYLRVHDAEAALAYYRQVFGANVRLRLDEKGTGRIGHAELVLGTAVIMVSDEYPECGILGPRSVGGASVTLHLHVDNADRLLARAVAAGGTLVRPPADAFYGERGGMVRDPFGHEWLIGHTIEEVSAEEMQRRYDELMAGA; encoded by the coding sequence ATGCACGCCGCCGACGATACCCAGGCACTGCCCGTCATCCACGAAGTTTTCCCCTATCTGCGCGTGCACGACGCGGAAGCCGCGCTGGCCTATTACCGGCAAGTCTTCGGGGCGAACGTGCGGCTGCGGCTCGACGAGAAGGGCACGGGCCGGATCGGCCATGCCGAGCTGGTGCTCGGCACCGCCGTGATCATGGTGTCCGACGAATACCCTGAGTGCGGCATCCTCGGGCCGCGCAGCGTGGGCGGCGCCAGCGTCACCCTGCATCTGCACGTGGACAATGCCGACCGGCTGCTCGCGCGCGCGGTGGCGGCCGGAGGCACGCTGGTGCGCCCGCCAGCGGATGCCTTCTACGGCGAGCGGGGCGGCATGGTGCGAGACCCCTTCGGCCATGAATGGCTGATCGGCCACACCATCGAGGAGGTCAGTGCCGAGGAAATGCAGCGGCGCTACGACGAGTTGATGGCCGGCGCCTGA
- a CDS encoding 3'-5' exonuclease: MATLIPTRSSCLPRMTSGEKRFSERLEQKLEDDYLLWYDVPIGPRQRHPDFIVFHPRRGLLTLEVKDWKPDTIQQADPTLFTLLTGRASVKEHNPLMQARDCATEVYKVLQHDPALRHPPGHPYAGKLIMPWGYGVVLSNISRKQFIAGGLDAVIPSHLVICQDEMYESVDSETFQERLWAMYPQIFPTALTLPQIDRVRWHLFPEIRVEPGSGQFGLFDQATGGAVAKVEIPDLIKVMDAQQEQLARSLGDEHRIIHGVAGSGKTMILGFRAMHLARALNKPILVLCYNKTLAARLDQLMGERGLSDKVQVYNFHKWCRAMLTAYHVPLPPEGRGFFDALPPAVIEGVDKGQIPRFQYGAVLIDEGHDFEPEWYKLIVQMIDPSTNSLLVLYDDAQNIYGKPDRKRLSWKSLGVQAQGRTTILKLNYRNTLEILSVARGFANELLLGRDEDGDDGVPLVAPESAGRRGALPELIRVERTEDQLPAIIDRLREERTLGRPLANMAVIFRNKWEGERLHEALQRAEIPSTLADGDGKRTLFAPGEDTVKLVTMHSSKGLEFPLVIIPGLGSLPMPGKDEAEEARLLYVAMTRATERLVMIHHADSTFSARIRHSINEVQAQLE; this comes from the coding sequence GTGGCGACGCTCATTCCGACCCGATCCAGCTGCCTGCCGCGGATGACCAGCGGCGAAAAGCGCTTCTCCGAGCGGCTGGAGCAGAAACTCGAAGACGACTACCTGCTGTGGTACGACGTGCCGATCGGCCCGCGCCAGCGCCACCCCGACTTCATCGTGTTCCATCCGCGCCGCGGCCTGCTGACGCTGGAAGTGAAGGACTGGAAGCCGGACACCATCCAGCAGGCCGACCCCACCCTGTTCACCCTGCTCACCGGCCGCGCCAGCGTGAAGGAGCACAACCCGCTGATGCAGGCACGCGACTGCGCCACCGAGGTGTACAAGGTGCTGCAGCACGACCCCGCGCTGCGCCATCCACCCGGGCATCCCTATGCGGGCAAACTGATCATGCCGTGGGGCTACGGCGTGGTGCTGTCCAACATCAGCCGCAAACAGTTCATCGCCGGCGGCCTGGATGCCGTGATCCCCTCGCACCTGGTGATCTGCCAGGACGAGATGTACGAATCGGTCGATTCGGAGACGTTCCAGGAACGGCTGTGGGCCATGTACCCGCAGATCTTCCCCACCGCGCTCACGCTGCCGCAGATCGATCGCGTGCGCTGGCACCTGTTCCCGGAAATCCGCGTGGAGCCGGGCTCCGGCCAGTTCGGCCTGTTCGACCAGGCGACCGGCGGCGCAGTCGCCAAGGTCGAGATTCCCGATCTGATCAAGGTGATGGATGCGCAGCAGGAACAGCTCGCGCGCTCGCTGGGCGACGAGCACCGCATCATTCATGGCGTGGCCGGTTCCGGCAAGACCATGATCCTCGGCTTCCGCGCGATGCATCTGGCGCGCGCGCTGAACAAGCCCATCCTGGTGCTCTGCTACAACAAGACGCTCGCCGCGCGCCTCGACCAGCTCATGGGCGAGCGCGGCCTGAGCGACAAGGTGCAGGTATACAACTTCCACAAGTGGTGCCGTGCGATGCTCACCGCGTACCACGTGCCGCTGCCGCCGGAGGGGCGCGGCTTCTTCGACGCGCTGCCGCCAGCGGTGATCGAAGGCGTGGACAAGGGACAGATCCCGCGCTTCCAGTACGGCGCCGTGCTGATCGACGAAGGCCACGACTTCGAGCCGGAGTGGTACAAGCTGATCGTGCAGATGATCGATCCGAGCACCAACTCGCTGCTGGTGCTGTACGACGACGCGCAGAACATCTACGGCAAGCCCGACCGCAAGCGCCTGAGCTGGAAGAGCCTGGGCGTGCAGGCGCAGGGCCGCACCACCATCCTCAAGCTCAACTACCGCAACACGCTGGAGATCCTCTCGGTGGCGCGCGGCTTCGCCAACGAATTGCTGCTGGGTCGCGACGAAGACGGCGACGACGGCGTGCCGCTGGTCGCGCCCGAAAGCGCCGGCCGCCGCGGCGCCTTGCCCGAGCTGATCCGCGTGGAGCGCACGGAGGACCAGCTGCCGGCGATCATCGATCGCCTGCGCGAGGAGCGCACGCTGGGCCGCCCGCTCGCGAACATGGCGGTGATTTTCCGCAACAAGTGGGAAGGCGAACGCTTGCACGAGGCGCTGCAGCGCGCGGAAATTCCCAGCACGCTCGCCGACGGCGACGGCAAGCGCACGCTGTTCGCGCCTGGCGAGGACACGGTCAAGCTGGTCACCATGCACTCGAGCAAGGGGCTGGAGTTTCCGCTGGTGATCATCCCGGGGCTGGGGTCGTTGCCGATGCCGGGCAAGGACGAGGCGGAGGAGGCGCGGCTGTTGTACGTGGCGATGACGCGCGCGACGGAGCGGCTGGTGATGATTCACCATGCGGATTCGACGTTCAGTGCGCGGATTCGTCATTCGATTAATGAGGTGCAGGCGCAGTTGGAGTGA
- a CDS encoding aromatic ring-hydroxylating dioxygenase subunit alpha, which yields MTDLLSPDVLAPQALDHALALSSRFYVHPSAPALDARAVFARSWQLVCHQSQLAGVGDHVVAEVAGLPLLVVRSDERSIRAFHNVCRHRAGPIASCDGKGAKALRCRYHGWTYGLDGVLRGAPEMGRTPDFDPAAIRLPEVRLRVWQGLVFVAIGEAPPFERFVDGIDQRLGAGRTLGDFEFHHHVGYDVACNWKVYVDNYLEGYHVPHIHPGLNSLLDYRSYVTETAEWYSYQFSPLESAGDLYGSGEALYYFLYPNTMLNILPGRLQTNRVLPLSVDRCRVEFDFYYAPDASEAAQARRAADIAFSDEVQVEDVTICEDVQRGLASGSYEAGRLNPLRENAVHHFHELLRRAYRDASADAGA from the coding sequence ATGACCGACCTCCTTTCGCCCGACGTCCTCGCTCCGCAGGCGCTCGATCACGCGCTCGCGCTTTCCTCCCGCTTCTATGTCCATCCGTCCGCACCGGCGCTCGATGCGCGCGCGGTCTTCGCGCGTAGCTGGCAGTTGGTTTGTCACCAATCGCAGCTGGCGGGTGTGGGGGATCATGTGGTCGCGGAGGTCGCGGGGCTGCCGTTGCTGGTCGTGCGTAGTGACGAGCGCAGCATCCGTGCCTTCCACAATGTCTGCCGCCATCGCGCCGGGCCGATCGCCAGTTGCGACGGCAAGGGGGCGAAAGCGTTGCGCTGCCGCTACCACGGTTGGACTTATGGCTTGGACGGCGTGCTGCGCGGGGCGCCGGAGATGGGGCGGACGCCGGATTTCGATCCGGCGGCGATCCGCCTGCCGGAAGTGCGCCTGCGCGTATGGCAGGGCCTCGTCTTCGTGGCCATCGGCGAGGCGCCGCCGTTCGAGCGCTTCGTCGATGGCATCGATCAGCGGCTTGGGGCTGGCCGCACACTGGGCGATTTCGAGTTTCACCACCATGTCGGCTACGACGTGGCCTGCAACTGGAAGGTGTACGTGGACAATTACCTGGAGGGTTACCACGTACCGCACATCCACCCGGGATTGAACAGCCTGCTCGACTATCGCAGCTACGTCACCGAAACCGCTGAGTGGTACTCCTACCAGTTCAGCCCGCTGGAAAGCGCCGGCGATCTCTACGGCAGCGGCGAGGCGCTGTACTACTTCCTCTATCCCAACACCATGCTCAACATCCTGCCCGGCCGCCTGCAGACCAATCGCGTGCTGCCGCTGAGCGTGGATCGTTGCCGCGTGGAGTTCGACTTCTACTACGCGCCGGATGCGAGCGAAGCCGCGCAGGCGCGGCGTGCCGCCGATATCGCTTTCAGCGACGAAGTGCAGGTCGAGGATGTGACCATCTGCGAGGACGTGCAGCGCGGGCTGGCCTCCGGCTCTTACGAAGCCGGACGGCTCAATCCCTTGCGTGAGAACGCGGTGCATCACTTCCACGAACTGCTGCGCCGCGCCTATCGCGACGCCTCGGCCGACGCCGGCGCATGA